The Actinosynnema mirum DSM 43827 genomic interval CCGCACTCCGGCGTGGTCACGCCGAACCCGGACTTCGCCACCAACCGGCCGCGCTTCACCGGCTGCGAGAGCGCGGGCGTGGACTGCCCGTCGCGCGGCTCCACCTCGCTGCTGCTGCACACCGAGCCCGCAGGCGACGCCCCGCTCGTCGCCGACGTCGGCCTGCGCCCGGACGGCTCGCCGAGCACCCGCGCGGTCAGCGACATCGGGGCCAGGATCGACGCCGGGCAGCGGTTCGCGGTCGCCGAGCGGCGCGACGGGTGGACCGCGATCTGGTACCTCGGGCAGAAGTCCTGGTTCCGCACCCCCGAGCCCCGGCACGGCAGGCCGTCCGGGCCCGCGCTGGTCGTCACGCCCAAACCGGGCCTGGCGCAGGTCCCCGTCTACGGCCGCGCGTACCCCGAACAGGCGGCGTACGCGGGCACCGGGGCGCCGCCGCAGTCGGTGCTGCCGCTCCAGTACGCGATGCCCGCCGGGCAGCGCTACGTGGTCGGCGACGTGGACCCGCCGGTGGACTACTACTTCGCGCAGACCTGGGACGGGCCGCACGTGGTGGTCAGCGGGCAGGACCGGTACCACCAGGTCTTCCTCGGGCACCGGGTCGCGTACGTGCGGGCCGCCGACGTGGACCTGAGCCTGGTCTGGTGACCTCACCCGCACGGGTGTAGGGGGTGAACCGGTTGCGCCGAACGGTCTAGCTTCGGCAGACCGGAAAGCCCCCACCCGTGGAGGACGTTGTGGCTCTCTCCAGCAGACTGGCCGCCCCGGCGGCGCTGGCACTGGCACTGACCGCGCTGGCGCCGCTCGGGGCCGCCCAGGCCGACGCCGGGTGGACGCACCGCCGGGCCGACCTGGCGGGCGCCGACGTGGTGCCCGGCCCCGGCGACGAGGACGGCGACGGCAGCGCGAAGCTGCGCCTGCGCGACGACTCCGCCGAGGGCGAGCTGTGCGCGACGGTGAACCTGCGCCGCGTGCTGCCGCCCACCGACGTCCAGCTGCGGCGGGGCGCGGCGGGGCGGAACGGGCCGCTGCTGCTGTCGCTGGAACCGCCGCGCGGGGAGGCGGTGTTCACCCGCTGCTTCGACCTGGACGTCGAGCTGGTGCGCGAGATCGAGGACTTCCCGGAGCGGTTCCACATCACCGTCCACGACGAGGACTTCCCCGGCGGCGCGCTGCGCGGTCAACTCCGCTCCGGCGTCTGACCTGCGCGCGGTAATCCATTCAGTCGCAATGGATGTACACCTGAAGGTGTCACCACGTAGCCCTCCGCTGCTTGCTACGGTCCGAATTGCCGGCGCCACCAGCGGCGCCGTCCTCGCTAGCGGTGACGGCCCCGGCCGTCGCCCTCCGGTTGGGGGTGCGGTGGTACCGAGGAGCAGGTTCGCGGTCGTCGGGGTTCTCCTGCTGCTGCTGGGGCTGGGCGCCGCGCCCACCGCCTCGGCGGCGGCCGGTTTCGCGGTCCAGGCCAGGGCGTCCGGGCTGAGCGCGGAGCAGACCGGCCGGTTGCAGGCCGAGGTGGACGGCTACCTGGCGCGGTGGGGCGGCAGACAGGTGGCCGCGAACCGCGTCGAGCGCGACGGGGCGGTGCTCACCGTCGCCGTGCCCGGCGAGGAGCGGTCGCGGTCGCTGCCGGGGCAGGTCGACCACTGCCGGAACGGGTGGGTCGACTTCGGCTGGTTCTGCGCCTACGAGCGCGAGGACGGCCAGGGCTCCAGCCTCGCCCTGTACTCCTGCGCGTGGCAGCACGTCCCGTGGCTGAGCGTCGGCTCCTGGCAGGACAACCAGACCCCCGGCACCCGCTCGACCATGTACTTCGTCGGCGGCTCCAGCTGGCACATGCCCGCCGCGCCCTCGTGGCAGCGGTACGGGGTGGTGTGGGGGATCGTCACCGGCTTGCGGAACTGCTGAGCCGAGATCGTCGGGCGCGAGGTGTCGTGCCCGGCGGTTCGGCGGCGACCTCGTGGTGGACTGCCGCACGGGTGGTCCACCACGAGGAGGCCGAACGGTGAAGTACCTGATCATGATGCAGATCGACTCGGCGGTGCTGGAGCAGCTCACCGGGGAGCAGCAGCGCGAGATCCAGGAGGGGCACGCCGCGTTCATGGCCGAGACCAAGGCCAGCGGCGAGTTCGTCGGCACCCAGGCGCTGGCCGACCGGAGCCGGTCCAAGGTGATCCGCCCCGGCGCCGACGGGCCCGAGGTGACGGACGGCCCGTTCGCCGAGAGCAAGGAGTTCCTCGGCGGCTACTACCTGGTCGACGTCGAGGACGAGGCCAGGGCCGTCGAGCTGGCCAAGCGCATCCCGGACGCGCGGATCCCCGGACTGGCCCTCGAACTGCGCCCGGTGATGTTCTCCGACTTCGGCGACGCGTGAGCGCCGGAACCCCGGTGGCCGAGGGCCTGTGGCGCGACCTCGCGCCGCAGGCCCTCGCCAGGCTGCTGCGCGCGCACGGCCGCGCCGGGTTCGACCTGTGCGAGGACGCCGTCCAGGAGGCGCTGCTCCAGGCGCACCGCCAGTGGCCGGGGCGCTTCCCCGACGACCCGCTGGCCTGGCTCGTCGCGGTGGCCCGCCGCCGGTACGCCGACCACGCGCGCGGGGACGCCAGGCGGCGCTCGCGCGAGGCGCGCGCGGCCCTGCTCGCCCCGGAGCCGCCGCAGGCCGGGCAGGACGACGACTCGCTGCTGGTGCTCCTCATGTGCTGCCACCCCGGCCTGCCCCGCTCGGGCCAGGTCGCGCTGACCCTCAGGGCCGTGGCCGGGCTGAGCACCGCGCGGATCGCGAACGTCTACCAGCTGCCCGAGCCGACCATCGCCCAGCGGATCACCCGCGCCAAGCGCAAGGTCGCCGAGCTGGGCCTGCCGCCGCCGGGGCCCGCCGACGAGCGGGTGACCCCGGTGCTCGACGTGCTGTACGTGATGTTCACCGAGGCGCACCACACCACCACCGGCGCGCCGCCCCGCGACGCCGACCTGGCGGCCGAGGCGATCCGCCTGGCCAGGCTGCTGCTGCGCGCCGTGCCGTCGTCGGCGGAGGTCGCCGGGCTGCTCGCGCTGATGCTGCTCACCGAGGCCAGGCACCCGGCGCGCGTCGGCCCGGACGGCGCCCTGGTGCCGCTGGACGAGCAGGACCGCGCCCTCTGGGACCGGTCCCTGATCCGGGAGGGCGCCGCGCTGGTCGACCGCGCGGTCCGGGGCGCCCGGCCCGGCCCGTACCTGCTCCAGGCGTGCGTCGCGGCGCTGCACGCCGAGGCGGCCAGCGCGGAGGCGACGGACTGGGGCGAGGTGCTGGCGCTGTACCGGGTGCTGGAGGCGGTGACCGGGCGGGGGAACCCGACGATCACCCTCAACCGGGTGGTGGCGCAGGCGGTGGTGGACGGGAGCGCGGTCGCGCTGGGCGAGCTGGACGCGCTCGCGGCCGAGCACCCCCGGCTGCCCCGGCTCGACGCCGTGCGCGCCCACGTGCTGGAGCAGGCCGGGCGCGCGGGGGAGGCGGCGGACGCGTACCGGCGGGCCATCGCGGTGACCACGAACCTCGCCGAGCAGCGGCACCTCAGGCGGCGGCTGCTCGGGGTGGCGACCGCCGGGGTGCCCGCCGGGGTGACGGGGGCGACTACTTCTTGACCCCGTAGAGCTGGGTCAGCCCCGTCCAGTCGCTCAGCGCGAGCAGCCGCTTCTCGGTGTTGCACGGCGCGTTGTTCGGGCTCATCGTCGCGGTCGGGTTCGCGGACTGGCTCACGTGCGCCAGGCCCAGCGTGTGCAGGCGCTCGTGGGTGATCGTGGACTGGAGGTCGAACGCGTTCGCGCAGTTCGCCGGGATCGTCGTGAACCAGGTGTTCGCGGTGTTGATCAGCGTGTCGGACGCGATCACGACCCCGGTGCTGCGGTAGTACGTGCAGGTCATCGCCAGGATGCTGCCGGGCATCGCGCCCCAGGAGGTGACCGACTTGCCGTCGTTGCCCCGGCAGCGCCCGTACGAGTCGACCTGCGCGGACAGCTTGGTGGTCTCGCCCGCGTAGCTCTGCTGCGCGGCGGCGGTGCCGGTCTTGCCGCAGCGGTTCGCGCCCGAGGCGGCGTTGCCGGTCGCGGCGGTGATCGCGGCGAGCGCGGTGGACTTCACGCTGCCGGGCGCGGCGCCGCCGTTGTAGTACCAGGTGTACGCGGCGCTCAGCTTCCACGCCTGGCGCTCGTACCCGGTCTCGGTGCACGCCACCGACCCGGACGTGGTCAGCTTCCGGCCCGCCAGGATCGCCTCGGCGGCCACGAGCACCGTCTCCCGCGCGGGGACCAGCGCGAGCGGCGCGGCGGCGAGCGCCACCAGCGCGCCGACGAGGGCCTTGTGGATGATCCGCATCTGACTGGTCCTCCGCGCGTTCGCCGTGCCGACGGCGACAACGTTCGGATCCGCCGGGTGCGCGCGGGGTCCCGGTTCGGGTGCGGAACAGGTTTTCCCGAGCGGGCGGTCCCGTCTTCGGGAAGCCGAAGGCGGTGGTATTCAGCGGGGTGTCCGGCCCTCTTCTAAACACGTGCGCGGGAGCACGTGATCCCGCGCGCTACGCCGTGCCGCCCGCGTCCGCGCTGGGCCACACCCCACACCCCCTGCGCCCGTCGCGACACAAGGCGCGTGCGGCACGGCCCCGGCGGTTGACTGCGCGCGGTCGCAGGTCGCCCCCTTCGGGTGATGACTTTTCCAGGTGGCCTCGAATAATTGGGTGGTGGCCCCGGCGCGCCCGGAACCGGGGGACGGCGCTGGTCGCGAAGCCTGCGCCGCCACCCCGTCGCGGGCCTGGAACGGGTCGCGCGCCTAGAACGGGAAGCCCGGCGCCGTTCGCCGCGCCGTCACCCACTGCGTCTCGGTGAACGCCTCCGAGTTCGCCGCCACCCCGCCGACCCGCCCGAACCCGGACGCCCCGACCCCGCCGAACGGCGCGTTCGCGTCGTCGTTGAACGTCTGGTCGTTCACGTGCACCGCCCCGCTCGGCACCAGGTCGGCCAGCGCGAGCCCGGCCGCCACGTCCCCGGTCACCACGCCCAGGCTCAGCCCGTGCTCGCTGTCCGCCGCCAGCCGCACCGCCTCCGCCACGTCCCGGAACGGCCGCACGCACGCCACCGGACCGAACACCTCCTCCCGGTAGGCGGGCGTGGAGTCCGCGCAGCCGGCCAGCACGGTCGGCCGGTGGAACAGCCCGTCGCGACCGCCGCCCGCCACCACCCGCGCGCCCGACGCGACGCTGCGCGAGACCAGGTCGGCGACCCGGTCCGCCTGCCGCGCGTCGATCAGCGGCCCCAGGTCCACCTCGTCCCGGTGCCCGTCGCCGACCCGCAGCGCCTCCGCCCGCCCGGCCAGCAGCTCCACGTACTCGTCGTACCGGGACTCGTGCACCAGGTGCCTGCCGACCGCCATGCACACCTGCCCGGCGTGCACGAAGCTCCCGAACGCCCCGCACGCCGCCGCCTGCGCCGGGTCCGCGTCGGCGAGCACCACCAGCGCGCTGTTCCCGCCCAGCTCCAGCACCGACCGGGTCAGCGCGCGCGCCGCCCGCGCCCCCACCTCGCGCCCGGCCGCCGTCGACCCGGTGAACGACACCACCCGCACCGCCGGGTGGTCCACCACCGCCTCGCCGACCTCGCGCCCGCCGGGCAGCACGTGCAGCACCCCCTCGGGCAGCCCGGCCTCCTGGAGCACCCGCGCGAGCGCCACCCCGCCGGACACCGCCGTGCGCGGATCGGGCTTGAGCAGCACCGCGTTGCCCAGCGCGAGCGCGGGCGCGACCGAACGGATCGCCAGGACCAGCGGGAAGTTGAACGGGGAGATCACCGACACCACCCCCGAGGGCACCCGCCGCCGCACGCTCAGCCTCGGCGCGGGCGAGTGCAGCAGCTCGCCGTGCGGCGCGGTGGCCAGCGCCGCCGCCTCCAGGCACTCGGCGACCGCCGCCGACACCTCCACCCCGGCCTTGAACCGGGTCGACCCGGCCTCCCGCACCACCCACCCGGCGATCTCGTCCGAGTGCTCCTCGAACAGCGCCGCCGCCCGGCGCAGCACCGAGGCCCGCTCGAACGCCCCTAACCCGGCCCACACCCGCCCGGCGCCCGCCGCCACGTCCCCGGCCCGCGCCACGTCCCCGACCTCGGCGACCCCGACCTCGCCCAACCGCTCACCGGTCGCGGGCTCCACCACCGGCCGCGCCCCCGAGGGGACCCACTCCCCGGTGAACAACCGCCCCGCCCACTCCGCTCCGTCCAGCAGACCCATCGCAGCCTCCTCGCACTCACCCCGTCGTGCTCCGGATCCCCGATCGTGGCGGCCCCAAAGGCGCAGCGACAACCCTCAGGGGCGGTGGACGGACCACGGTGCGGGCCACCTGCGACCACGGCCCCGGCCGCCCGCGGACCACCCCGTCGGCAGCGCGCGGGCCCCTCGCGAGCGACCCGCGACCGGTCCCGCCAACGCCCGCGACCGCCCCTGTGCCCCACCCCGCCCCCACTCCCCGCCCACCCCGCCCGAAGATCATCCCCACCTGGGGAACGAACCGGCCCGCGCTCACGTCCGAAGTGGAGCTCGACCGAGGTCGGCGGCGTTACGGCCAGTTGGGAACAACACGCTCGACGGTTTTTGTCGGACCCCATCGCTAACGTCCGCCGCATCACGTCGACACCGACGTCACACACCGCAAGACCGACAACGCAGGGAGGAAACGTGGGCTGGCTCGACGCCGCGTCCGGGTACCAGGTGCGGCTTGGGGAGAACGGGCGTGTGCAGTGCCGCAACGCCAAGGGCAAGGTCCTGTCCTCCGTGCCCGCGTCCATCAAGGACGATCCGCAGGTCGTGCAGCTGCGGCAGCTGACCGAGTGGCTGACCAGGCACGAGGCCGAGTGCCTGTCCACCGTGGACGGCTGGATGGTGCGCTCGCTGCCCGTGCCGACCGCGCTGCTCACCGAGGTGTGGGCCGACGAGGCGTGGGCGAGCGCGCTGCGCGACCTGGTCGTCA includes:
- a CDS encoding CHRD domain-containing protein translates to MALSSRLAAPAALALALTALAPLGAAQADAGWTHRRADLAGADVVPGPGDEDGDGSAKLRLRDDSAEGELCATVNLRRVLPPTDVQLRRGAAGRNGPLLLSLEPPRGEAVFTRCFDLDVELVREIEDFPERFHITVHDEDFPGGALRGQLRSGV
- a CDS encoding YciI family protein; translation: MKYLIMMQIDSAVLEQLTGEQQREIQEGHAAFMAETKASGEFVGTQALADRSRSKVIRPGADGPEVTDGPFAESKEFLGGYYLVDVEDEARAVELAKRIPDARIPGLALELRPVMFSDFGDA
- a CDS encoding RNA polymerase sigma factor, whose product is MSAGTPVAEGLWRDLAPQALARLLRAHGRAGFDLCEDAVQEALLQAHRQWPGRFPDDPLAWLVAVARRRYADHARGDARRRSREARAALLAPEPPQAGQDDDSLLVLLMCCHPGLPRSGQVALTLRAVAGLSTARIANVYQLPEPTIAQRITRAKRKVAELGLPPPGPADERVTPVLDVLYVMFTEAHHTTTGAPPRDADLAAEAIRLARLLLRAVPSSAEVAGLLALMLLTEARHPARVGPDGALVPLDEQDRALWDRSLIREGAALVDRAVRGARPGPYLLQACVAALHAEAASAEATDWGEVLALYRVLEAVTGRGNPTITLNRVVAQAVVDGSAVALGELDALAAEHPRLPRLDAVRAHVLEQAGRAGEAADAYRRAIAVTTNLAEQRHLRRRLLGVATAGVPAGVTGATTS
- a CDS encoding matrixin family metalloprotease, which gives rise to MRIIHKALVGALVALAAAPLALVPARETVLVAAEAILAGRKLTTSGSVACTETGYERQAWKLSAAYTWYYNGGAAPGSVKSTALAAITAATGNAASGANRCGKTGTAAAQQSYAGETTKLSAQVDSYGRCRGNDGKSVTSWGAMPGSILAMTCTYYRSTGVVIASDTLINTANTWFTTIPANCANAFDLQSTITHERLHTLGLAHVSQSANPTATMSPNNAPCNTEKRLLALSDWTGLTQLYGVKK
- a CDS encoding aldehyde dehydrogenase family protein translates to MGLLDGAEWAGRLFTGEWVPSGARPVVEPATGERLGEVGVAEVGDVARAGDVAAGAGRVWAGLGAFERASVLRRAAALFEEHSDEIAGWVVREAGSTRFKAGVEVSAAVAECLEAAALATAPHGELLHSPAPRLSVRRRVPSGVVSVISPFNFPLVLAIRSVAPALALGNAVLLKPDPRTAVSGGVALARVLQEAGLPEGVLHVLPGGREVGEAVVDHPAVRVVSFTGSTAAGREVGARAARALTRSVLELGGNSALVVLADADPAQAAACGAFGSFVHAGQVCMAVGRHLVHESRYDEYVELLAGRAEALRVGDGHRDEVDLGPLIDARQADRVADLVSRSVASGARVVAGGGRDGLFHRPTVLAGCADSTPAYREEVFGPVACVRPFRDVAEAVRLAADSEHGLSLGVVTGDVAAGLALADLVPSGAVHVNDQTFNDDANAPFGGVGASGFGRVGGVAANSEAFTETQWVTARRTAPGFPF